A genome region from Microbacterium profundi includes the following:
- a CDS encoding SDR family oxidoreductase, translating into MRINGNTIFIPGATSGIGLALALRLHEAGNQVVIGGRRTELVADIAAQHPGIDIVRIDTTDAASIAAAAHEVIAKHPELNVLVAMAGIMRVEDWTTPGSFLENAEATVTTNLLGPIRLISAFIEHLLTQPDATVMTVSSGLAFAPLRVTPTYNATKAAIHQLSETLRLQFAGTSVSVVELVPPSVQTELMPGHQDDPFAMPLDEYIDETMTLFETQSDATEVQVERVKFLRYGEARGDQAHVIAALNGFAAHAAR; encoded by the coding sequence ATGCGAATCAACGGAAACACCATCTTCATCCCCGGCGCGACCAGCGGTATCGGCCTCGCCCTCGCGCTCCGCCTCCACGAGGCCGGCAATCAGGTCGTCATCGGCGGTCGCCGCACCGAGCTTGTCGCGGACATCGCCGCGCAGCATCCGGGAATCGACATCGTCCGGATCGACACGACGGATGCCGCATCCATCGCCGCCGCGGCGCATGAGGTCATCGCGAAGCATCCGGAACTCAACGTGCTCGTCGCAATGGCTGGCATCATGCGCGTGGAGGACTGGACCACACCGGGCAGCTTCCTCGAGAACGCCGAGGCCACGGTGACAACGAACCTGCTCGGACCGATCCGGCTCATCTCGGCGTTCATCGAGCATCTGCTCACGCAGCCGGATGCCACCGTCATGACCGTCTCGTCGGGGCTCGCGTTCGCCCCTCTGCGCGTCACGCCCACCTACAACGCGACGAAGGCGGCCATCCACCAGCTCAGCGAGACGCTACGGCTGCAGTTCGCAGGCACGAGCGTCAGCGTGGTCGAGCTCGTGCCACCGTCGGTGCAGACCGAGCTCATGCCCGGGCACCAGGACGATCCGTTCGCGATGCCGCTCGATGAGTACATCGACGAGACGATGACTCTCTTCGAGACGCAGTCGGATGCCACCGAGGTGCAGGTCGAGCGCGTGAAGTTCCTGCGGTACGGCGAAGCGCGCGGGGATCAGGCGCATGTCATCGCCGCGCTCAACGGATTCGCCGCGCACGCCGCGCGCTGA
- a CDS encoding ArsR/SmtB family transcription factor has protein sequence MPLSDAHRPLYEVKANLFKGLAHPLRIRILELLSDSDEVSVARLGKETGLEASHLSQHLSVLRRHRLVVSERRASHVYYRLADRRTAEMLAVARALLLEIVRSDGERIDEVDGLPALAQARP, from the coding sequence ATGCCACTAAGTGATGCACACCGTCCGCTGTACGAGGTGAAGGCGAACCTGTTCAAAGGGCTCGCCCATCCGCTCCGCATCCGCATCCTCGAACTGCTCTCAGACTCGGACGAAGTGAGCGTCGCCCGCCTCGGCAAAGAGACGGGGCTCGAGGCCTCGCATCTTTCTCAACACCTGTCAGTACTGCGCCGCCACCGGCTCGTCGTGTCCGAACGCCGCGCCAGCCACGTCTACTACCGCCTGGCCGATCGCCGCACCGCTGAGATGCTCGCCGTCGCCAGGGCGCTGCTGCTCGAGATCGTGCGCTCCGACGGAGAGCGAATCGACGAGGTCGACGGGCTGCCGGCACTCGCTCAGGCCCGTCCGTGA
- a CDS encoding helix-turn-helix transcriptional regulator — MDREALAVFLRRRREQLQPGDVGLSAGVRRRAPGLRREEVAQLALMSTDYYTRLEQQRGPQPSTQMLSSLARALRLTADERDYLYRAAGHAVPDRITPSDHVAPALQRVFDRLHDTPALIISTLGETLVQNALAAALLGDNVGAAGLERYEPYRWFMRPEQARAHYPSEDHARNSRAQVAGLRAAYGAMGPDSHAGMLVAELSRRSEEFRELWERHEVAQRFADHKTLVHPEVGPIEVDCQVLFTEDRGQALLVLTAAPRSEDEEKIRLLGVLGAQRFGADERVRKV, encoded by the coding sequence ATGGATCGTGAAGCCCTCGCCGTGTTCCTCCGTCGGCGCCGGGAGCAGCTGCAGCCCGGCGACGTCGGACTGTCGGCAGGTGTGCGCCGGCGTGCGCCAGGACTCCGCCGCGAAGAGGTCGCGCAGCTGGCGCTCATGTCGACCGATTACTACACGCGACTCGAGCAGCAGCGCGGACCGCAGCCGAGTACACAGATGCTCAGCTCGCTCGCCCGCGCGCTCCGTCTCACCGCCGACGAACGCGACTACCTCTATCGCGCCGCAGGTCACGCCGTGCCCGACCGGATCACGCCGTCCGACCACGTCGCGCCGGCGCTGCAGCGCGTGTTCGACCGGCTGCACGACACTCCGGCGCTGATCATCTCTACCCTCGGCGAGACGCTCGTGCAGAACGCCCTGGCCGCGGCGCTGCTCGGCGACAACGTAGGGGCCGCAGGGCTCGAGCGCTACGAGCCGTACCGCTGGTTCATGCGACCGGAGCAGGCGCGAGCCCACTACCCCTCGGAAGATCACGCGCGGAACAGCCGAGCGCAGGTCGCCGGGTTGCGCGCCGCGTACGGCGCCATGGGCCCGGATTCGCACGCAGGGATGCTGGTCGCCGAACTGTCACGTCGCAGCGAGGAGTTCCGCGAACTGTGGGAACGGCACGAGGTCGCCCAGCGCTTCGCCGATCACAAGACGCTGGTCCACCCGGAGGTCGGCCCGATCGAAGTGGACTGCCAGGTGCTCTTCACCGAAGACCGCGGTCAGGCGCTGCTCGTGCTCACCGCGGCGCCCCGTAGCGAGGACGAGGAGAAGATCCGGCTGCTCGGAGTGCTCGGGGCGCAGCGGTTCGGGGCGGATGAGCGGGTTCGGAAGGTCTGA
- a CDS encoding TraR/DksA family transcriptional regulator, which translates to MTDTELRTLLEVLRREANARTESLSATLAELTHDRSSQSDDDEHDPEGVPLSAEWSRLSGLLDAARDELQQVDDALARMDAGDYGVCANCGRSIPIARLRVRPFATLCVPCAEKLGR; encoded by the coding sequence GTGACCGACACCGAGCTGCGCACCCTGCTGGAGGTGCTGCGCCGCGAGGCGAACGCTCGCACAGAGTCGCTCTCCGCCACGCTCGCCGAGCTGACGCACGATCGCAGCAGCCAGAGCGACGACGACGAGCACGATCCGGAGGGCGTGCCGCTGTCTGCCGAGTGGTCCCGCCTGAGCGGGCTGCTCGACGCGGCCCGCGACGAACTGCAGCAGGTCGACGACGCGCTGGCCCGAATGGATGCCGGCGACTACGGCGTCTGCGCGAACTGCGGTCGCAGCATCCCGATCGCGCGGCTGCGCGTCAGGCCGTTCGCCACGCTCTGCGTGCCCTGTGCGGAGAAGCTCGGGCGCTGA
- a CDS encoding SulP family inorganic anion transporter, giving the protein MTPTTRAAAYIRGLLPSRTDYRDLRRTWKGDLVAGLTVGIVALPLALGFGVSSGVSAEAGLITAVIAGVLAAIFGGSNVQVSGPTGAMVVVLLPIVAEHGVGTVALVSIMAGVIVLAAGALRLGRAVSIIPWPVIEGFTLGIAVIIFLQQVPSLTVGGQADAASHSSNALVAAVQAVGSADWTYVPWAVGAALIVIGCMLVAQRLHPGIPGSLVGIAVVTILCLVIDSPLAVIGALPDGLPMPSFPALTVDGTAPLLGPALTIAALAAIESLLSARVASSLADTGPYDPDRELVGQGIASIGSGLFGGMPATGAIARTAVNVRSGGRTRLASIVHAVVLLLFVLVLSGPVGMIPLAGLAGVLMLTAYRMVHRATMRSILRSARSDAAAFIVTAIVTVSFDLIIAVVIGIVFAGVFAIRNLSRGAGVQREEIAGVPQSGDERISVVRIDGPLIFASADRVFEEITRMRGATVVILRMSKLEHVDASGAHALQDIVQSLERRGVTVLIKGVQPVHEDLFRTIGVLTSLRHHRHLFTALDDAIAHARSHISREQGPAASTSQ; this is encoded by the coding sequence GTGACACCCACCACCCGAGCCGCGGCATACATCCGCGGCCTGCTGCCGTCCCGCACCGACTACCGAGATCTGCGCCGCACGTGGAAGGGCGACCTCGTCGCCGGTCTCACGGTCGGCATCGTCGCGCTCCCCCTCGCTCTGGGATTCGGCGTCAGCTCGGGTGTCAGCGCGGAGGCCGGGCTCATCACCGCGGTCATCGCCGGCGTGCTCGCAGCGATCTTCGGCGGATCGAACGTCCAGGTCTCCGGACCCACTGGAGCCATGGTCGTCGTGCTGCTGCCGATCGTCGCCGAGCACGGCGTCGGCACGGTCGCTCTCGTGAGCATCATGGCCGGCGTCATCGTCCTCGCCGCCGGGGCTCTGCGCCTCGGACGCGCTGTCAGCATCATCCCGTGGCCCGTGATCGAGGGCTTCACGCTCGGTATCGCGGTGATCATCTTCCTGCAGCAGGTTCCGTCGCTCACCGTAGGCGGACAGGCGGATGCTGCGAGCCACAGTTCCAACGCCCTGGTCGCCGCCGTCCAGGCTGTGGGCAGCGCCGATTGGACGTACGTGCCATGGGCGGTCGGCGCCGCCCTCATCGTGATCGGGTGCATGCTGGTCGCGCAGCGCCTGCATCCCGGCATCCCCGGATCCCTCGTCGGAATCGCGGTCGTGACGATCCTGTGCCTCGTCATCGACAGCCCCCTCGCCGTCATCGGCGCGTTGCCAGACGGGCTGCCGATGCCATCCTTCCCGGCACTGACGGTCGACGGCACGGCGCCACTGCTCGGACCCGCCCTCACGATCGCGGCGCTGGCAGCCATCGAGTCGCTGCTCTCGGCGCGCGTCGCCTCGTCCCTCGCAGACACCGGACCCTACGACCCGGATCGAGAGCTGGTCGGTCAGGGCATCGCATCCATCGGTTCCGGCCTGTTCGGCGGGATGCCGGCGACCGGAGCCATCGCACGCACCGCCGTGAATGTTCGTTCGGGCGGCCGCACCCGGCTCGCATCGATCGTGCACGCGGTCGTGCTGCTGCTTTTCGTGCTCGTGCTGTCAGGGCCGGTCGGAATGATCCCGCTTGCGGGCCTCGCCGGCGTGCTCATGCTCACCGCCTACCGGATGGTGCACAGGGCGACGATGCGGTCGATCCTGCGCTCGGCCAGATCGGATGCCGCGGCCTTCATCGTCACGGCCATCGTCACGGTGTCGTTCGACCTCATCATCGCCGTCGTGATCGGAATCGTGTTCGCGGGTGTCTTCGCGATCCGCAACCTCTCGCGTGGCGCGGGCGTGCAGCGCGAGGAGATCGCCGGTGTCCCGCAGTCGGGCGATGAGCGCATCTCGGTCGTGCGCATCGACGGGCCATTGATCTTCGCATCCGCCGATCGGGTGTTCGAGGAGATCACACGCATGCGGGGCGCCACGGTCGTCATCCTGCGCATGTCGAAGCTCGAGCACGTCGACGCGAGCGGAGCTCATGCCCTGCAGGACATCGTGCAGTCCCTCGAAAGACGAGGCGTGACGGTGCTCATCAAGGGGGTGCAGCCGGTGCACGAGGACCTGTTCCGCACGATCGGGGTCCTGACCTCGCTGCGCCATCACCGTCACCTCTTCACCGCATTGGATGACGCCATCGCCCACGCTCGCAGTCACATCTCGCGCGAGCAGGGTCCGGCCGCGTCCACGTCCCAGTGA